A stretch of the Vitis riparia cultivar Riparia Gloire de Montpellier isolate 1030 chromosome 13, EGFV_Vit.rip_1.0, whole genome shotgun sequence genome encodes the following:
- the LOC117927775 gene encoding phosphatidylinositol 4-phosphate 5-kinase 6-like isoform X2, with the protein MSKEQSGIVKAWEATVRKSQAAARRRAHSIFATMSVAHADDDDSVSGHASGEVYHAEKVLSNGDFYTGQWSDNLPHGHGKYLWTDGCMYVGEWVRGKTNGKGRFSWPSGATYEGEFKAGYMDGKGTYTGASGDTYKGSWIMNLKHGEGTKSYANGDYYEGDWRRGFQEGQGRYQWKNGNHYIGQWRNGMISGNGTMIWANGNRYDGVWEDGLPKGNGTFRWADGSFYVGMWSKDPKEQTGTYYPSGSPTGHMEWDPQELFSVELNDCKINPGENVSILPLQKMLNWPGLDGEFLQKQPIWKPSKGNDGSVRPRRMSVDGRVNYHSWEGDGDVSFDIVDGNSLMGRDVDEGLGSLQLEDPDLTETRQQQIRLQPMKRQGETISKGHKNYELMLNLQLGIRHSVGRPAPSTSLDLKSSAFDPKEKVWTKFPPEGSKHTPPHQSSDFRWKDYCPLVFRTLRKLFKVDPADYMISICGNDALRELSSPGKSGSFFYLTNDDRYMIKTMKKSEVKVLLRMLPAYYNHVRAFENTLVTKFYGLHCVKLTGAAQKKVRFVIMGNLFCSEFAIHRRFDLKGSSHGRTTDKPEAEIDATTTLKDLDLNFIFRLQKAWFQEFCRQVDRDCDLLEQERIMDYSLLVGLHFREAPGTRTPSGIRTPTGIRTPTGNGDPDIDGAAPRLSGVDMDKLLLDRRSSIRLGINMPARVEKTVRRGDETQLIGEPTGEFYEVVLFFGIIDILQDYDISKKLEHAYKSFQFDPTSISAVDPKQYSKRFRDFIFRAFTEDT; encoded by the exons ATGAGCAAAGAACAGAGCGGCATTGTGAAGGCTTGGGAAGCAACGGTACGCAAGTCACAAGCAGCTGCGAGAAGGAGGGCACATAGCATTTTCGCAACAATGTCAGTGGCTCATGCCGACGACGATGATTCTGTCTCCGGCCATGCCTCCGGCGAGGTCTACCATGCCGAGAAGGTCCTCTCCAATGGCGACTTCTACACTGGGCAGTGGTCCGACAACCTCCCACACGGTCACGGCAAGTATCTGTGGACAGACGGGTGTATGTATGTCGGCGAATGGGTCAGAGGTAAGACCAACGGCAAGGGTCGTTTCAGCTGGCCCTCTGGTGCCACCTATGAAGGTGAATTCAAGGCTGGCTACATGGACGGCAAAGGCACGTACACTGGCGCTTCCGGCGACACTTACAAGGGCTCTTGGATCATGAATTTGAAGCACGGAGAAGGGACTAAAAGCTATGCAAATGGGGATTACTACGAAGGCGATTGGCGCCGAGGTTTCCAGGAAGGTCAGGGAAGGTATCAATGGAAGAATGGGAACCATTACATTGGGCAATGGAGGAATGGCATGATTAGTGGCAATGGCACTATGATTTGGGCTAATGGGAATCGATATGATGGGGTTTGGGAGGATGGATTGCCTAAAGGGAACGGCACTTTCCGGTGGGCCGATGGGAGCTTTTACGTCGGAATGTGGAGTAAAGACCCCAAAGAGCAGACTGGTACTTACTATCCCTCCGGTTCCCCCACCGGTCATATGGAATGGGATCCTCAGGAGTTGTTCTCCGTGGAGTTGAATGACTGTAAGATAAACCCTGGCGAGAATGTTTCCATTCTTCCCTTGCAGAAGATGCTTAACTGGCCTGGGCTCGACGGGGAGTTCCTGCAGAAGCAGCCAATTTGGAAGCCCAGTAAAGGGAACGACGGGAGCGTGCGGCCGAGGAGGATGTCAGTGGACGGCAGAGTGAATTACCACAGCTGGGAGGGCGATGGAGATGTTAGCTTTGATATTGTTGATGGGAATTCGCTCATGGGGAGAGATGTGGATGAGGGTTTGGGAAGCCTTCAGCTTGAAGATCCGGATTTGACAGAAACCAGACAACAGCAGATAAGATTACAGCCAATGAAGAGACAAGGCGAGACAATATCTAAAGGACATAAAAATTACGAGCTCATGCTCAATTTGCAGCTTGGAATAAG ACATTCCGTTGGAAGGCCTGCACCATCTACATCCCTTGATCTGAAATCCTCGGCTTTTGATCCTAAGGAAAAGGTGTGGACGAAATTTCCTCCTGAAGGATCCAAACACACCCCACCTCACCAGTCGAGTGATTTTAGATGGAAGGACTACTGTCCATTGGTTTTCAG aACTCTCAGGAAATTGTTCAAGGTTGATCCAGCTGATTACATGATATCTATATGTGGGAATGATGCCCTACGGGAGCTTTCTTCCCCTGGGAAAAGTGGAAGCTTCTTTTACTTGACCAATGATGATCGCTACATGATAAAGACAATGAAGAAGTCCGAAGTAAAG GTTCTTTTAAGGATGCTTCCAGCCTATTATAATCATGTTCGAGCCTTTGAGAACACTCTAGTCACCAAATTTTATGGTCTTCACTGTGTGAAATTAACTGGGGCTGCCCAGAAGAAG GTGCGATTTGTCATAATGGGGAATTTGTTCTGTTCTGAGTTCGCCATTCACAGGCGTTTTGACTTGAAAGGTTCTTCCCATGGCCGCACAACTGATAAACCCGAGGCAGAAATTGATGCCACAACAACTCTCAAGGACCTTGATCTTAATTTCATCTTTCGATTGCAGAAGGCTTGGTTCCAAGAGTTTTGCAG GCAAGTGGACAGGGATTGTGACCTTCTTGAACAGGAGAGAATTATGGATTATAGTCTTCTGGTTGGTCTTCACTTCCGGGAAGCTCCTGGAACTCGAACTCCTTCTGGAATTCGAACTCCTACTGGAATCCGAACTCCTACTG GAAATGGAGACCCTGATATTGATGGAGCAGCCCCTCGTCTTTCTGGAGTAGACATGGATAAGCTTCTTCTTGACCG GCGGTCATCCATTAGATTAGGTATTAACATGCCAGCAAGGGTTGAGAAGACAGTGAGAAGAGGTGATGAGACTCAGCTAATTGGAGAACCTACAGGAGAGTTCTATGAAGTTGTCCTTTTCTTTGGTATAATAGACATTCTACAAGACTACGATATTAGCAAGAAGCTCGAGCACGCCTACAAATCATTCCAATTTGACCCAACCTCAATCTCTGCAGTGGATCCAAAGCAATACTCAAAACGCTTCCGTGATTTCATTTTCAGAGCTTTCACAGAAGACACTTGA
- the LOC117927775 gene encoding phosphatidylinositol 4-phosphate 5-kinase 6-like isoform X1 has protein sequence MSKEQSGIVKAWEATVRKSQAAARRRAHSIFATMSVAHADDDDSVSGHASGEVYHAEKVLSNGDFYTGQWSDNLPHGHGKYLWTDGCMYVGEWVRGKTNGKGRFSWPSGATYEGEFKAGYMDGKGTYTGASGDTYKGSWIMNLKHGEGTKSYANGDYYEGDWRRGFQEGQGRYQWKNGNHYIGQWRNGMISGNGTMIWANGNRYDGVWEDGLPKGNGTFRWADGSFYVGMWSKDPKEQTGTYYPSGSPTGHMEWDPQELFSVELNDCKINPGENVSILPLQKMLNWPGLDGEFLQKQPIWKPSKGNDGSVRPRRMSVDGRVNYHSWEGDGDVSFDIVDGNSLMGRDVDEGLGSLQLEDPDLTETRQQQIRLQPMKRQGETISKGHKNYELMLNLQLGIRHSVGRPAPSTSLDLKSSAFDPKEKVWTKFPPEGSKHTPPHQSSDFRWKDYCPLVFRTLRKLFKVDPADYMISICGNDALRELSSPGKSGSFFYLTNDDRYMIKTMKKSEVKVLLRMLPAYYNHVRAFENTLVTKFYGLHCVKLTGAAQKKVRFVIMGNLFCSEFAIHRRFDLKGSSHGRTTDKPEAEIDATTTLKDLDLNFIFRLQKAWFQEFCRQVDRDCDLLEQERIMDYSLLVGLHFREAPGTRTPSGIRTPTGIRTPTGIRTPTGNGDPDIDGAAPRLSGVDMDKLLLDRRSSIRLGINMPARVEKTVRRGDETQLIGEPTGEFYEVVLFFGIIDILQDYDISKKLEHAYKSFQFDPTSISAVDPKQYSKRFRDFIFRAFTEDT, from the exons ATGAGCAAAGAACAGAGCGGCATTGTGAAGGCTTGGGAAGCAACGGTACGCAAGTCACAAGCAGCTGCGAGAAGGAGGGCACATAGCATTTTCGCAACAATGTCAGTGGCTCATGCCGACGACGATGATTCTGTCTCCGGCCATGCCTCCGGCGAGGTCTACCATGCCGAGAAGGTCCTCTCCAATGGCGACTTCTACACTGGGCAGTGGTCCGACAACCTCCCACACGGTCACGGCAAGTATCTGTGGACAGACGGGTGTATGTATGTCGGCGAATGGGTCAGAGGTAAGACCAACGGCAAGGGTCGTTTCAGCTGGCCCTCTGGTGCCACCTATGAAGGTGAATTCAAGGCTGGCTACATGGACGGCAAAGGCACGTACACTGGCGCTTCCGGCGACACTTACAAGGGCTCTTGGATCATGAATTTGAAGCACGGAGAAGGGACTAAAAGCTATGCAAATGGGGATTACTACGAAGGCGATTGGCGCCGAGGTTTCCAGGAAGGTCAGGGAAGGTATCAATGGAAGAATGGGAACCATTACATTGGGCAATGGAGGAATGGCATGATTAGTGGCAATGGCACTATGATTTGGGCTAATGGGAATCGATATGATGGGGTTTGGGAGGATGGATTGCCTAAAGGGAACGGCACTTTCCGGTGGGCCGATGGGAGCTTTTACGTCGGAATGTGGAGTAAAGACCCCAAAGAGCAGACTGGTACTTACTATCCCTCCGGTTCCCCCACCGGTCATATGGAATGGGATCCTCAGGAGTTGTTCTCCGTGGAGTTGAATGACTGTAAGATAAACCCTGGCGAGAATGTTTCCATTCTTCCCTTGCAGAAGATGCTTAACTGGCCTGGGCTCGACGGGGAGTTCCTGCAGAAGCAGCCAATTTGGAAGCCCAGTAAAGGGAACGACGGGAGCGTGCGGCCGAGGAGGATGTCAGTGGACGGCAGAGTGAATTACCACAGCTGGGAGGGCGATGGAGATGTTAGCTTTGATATTGTTGATGGGAATTCGCTCATGGGGAGAGATGTGGATGAGGGTTTGGGAAGCCTTCAGCTTGAAGATCCGGATTTGACAGAAACCAGACAACAGCAGATAAGATTACAGCCAATGAAGAGACAAGGCGAGACAATATCTAAAGGACATAAAAATTACGAGCTCATGCTCAATTTGCAGCTTGGAATAAG ACATTCCGTTGGAAGGCCTGCACCATCTACATCCCTTGATCTGAAATCCTCGGCTTTTGATCCTAAGGAAAAGGTGTGGACGAAATTTCCTCCTGAAGGATCCAAACACACCCCACCTCACCAGTCGAGTGATTTTAGATGGAAGGACTACTGTCCATTGGTTTTCAG aACTCTCAGGAAATTGTTCAAGGTTGATCCAGCTGATTACATGATATCTATATGTGGGAATGATGCCCTACGGGAGCTTTCTTCCCCTGGGAAAAGTGGAAGCTTCTTTTACTTGACCAATGATGATCGCTACATGATAAAGACAATGAAGAAGTCCGAAGTAAAG GTTCTTTTAAGGATGCTTCCAGCCTATTATAATCATGTTCGAGCCTTTGAGAACACTCTAGTCACCAAATTTTATGGTCTTCACTGTGTGAAATTAACTGGGGCTGCCCAGAAGAAG GTGCGATTTGTCATAATGGGGAATTTGTTCTGTTCTGAGTTCGCCATTCACAGGCGTTTTGACTTGAAAGGTTCTTCCCATGGCCGCACAACTGATAAACCCGAGGCAGAAATTGATGCCACAACAACTCTCAAGGACCTTGATCTTAATTTCATCTTTCGATTGCAGAAGGCTTGGTTCCAAGAGTTTTGCAG GCAAGTGGACAGGGATTGTGACCTTCTTGAACAGGAGAGAATTATGGATTATAGTCTTCTGGTTGGTCTTCACTTCCGGGAAGCTCCTGGAACTCGAACTCCTTCTGGAATTCGAACTCCTACTGGAATCCGAACTCCTACTGGAATCCGAACTCCTACTG GAAATGGAGACCCTGATATTGATGGAGCAGCCCCTCGTCTTTCTGGAGTAGACATGGATAAGCTTCTTCTTGACCG GCGGTCATCCATTAGATTAGGTATTAACATGCCAGCAAGGGTTGAGAAGACAGTGAGAAGAGGTGATGAGACTCAGCTAATTGGAGAACCTACAGGAGAGTTCTATGAAGTTGTCCTTTTCTTTGGTATAATAGACATTCTACAAGACTACGATATTAGCAAGAAGCTCGAGCACGCCTACAAATCATTCCAATTTGACCCAACCTCAATCTCTGCAGTGGATCCAAAGCAATACTCAAAACGCTTCCGTGATTTCATTTTCAGAGCTTTCACAGAAGACACTTGA
- the LOC117928848 gene encoding NADPH:quinone oxidoreductase-like: MGAAIEVKPVIKVAALCGSLRKASFNRGLIRSAIKISKEAINGMEIEYVDIAPLPMLNTDLEVDGTYPPAVEAFRQKILEADSILFASPEYNYSVTAPLKNAIDWASRPPNVWADKPAAIISTGGGFGGGLSQYHLRQIGVYIDLHFINKPEFFLKAFQPPAKFDGEGNLIDEDAKERIKEVILSLQAFTRRLQGK; the protein is encoded by the exons atgggggCAGCCATAGAAGTCAAGCCAGTTATCAAAGTCGCGGCTTTGTGCGGTTCCCTTCGCAAAGCTTCCTTCAATCGCGGCCTCATCCGTTCTG CGATCAAGATTTCCAAGGAAGCGATCAATGGTATGGAGATAGAGTATGTGGACATCGCGCCGCTGCCGATGCTCAACACGGATCTCGAGGTCGACGGAACGTATCCGCCTGCTGTGGAAGCTTTTCGCCAGAAGATTCTCGAAGCCGACAGTATTCTCTTTGCTTCGCCGGAGTACAATTACTCTGTCACTG CTCCTCTGAAGAATGCAATTGATTGGGCCTCTAGACCACCAAATGTATGGGCTGACAAGCCTGCTGCAATCATTAGCACAGGAGGGGGTTTTGGAGGGGGATTATCGCAATATCATCTCCGCCAGATCGGTGTTTATATTGATCTCCATTTCATCAATAAGCCCGAGTTCTTCTTGAAAGCATTCCAACCTCCAGCAAAGTTCGATGGTGAAGGCAACTTGATCGATGAAGACGCCAAGGAGAGGATAAAGGAGGTTATTCTATCCTTGCAAGCATTTACTAGGCGACTCCAAGGTAAGTAA